One genomic region from Microcoleus sp. AS-A8 encodes:
- a CDS encoding DUF262 domain-containing HNH endonuclease family protein, whose amino-acid sequence MSLVKIQATEYPIHKVFSNDFVFTIPLYQRPYAWTTEQAGELIEDLLTALGDGKEPIDQVNPYFLGSIVLIKGDKPDAEVVDGQQRLSTLTILLSALRTLVLTKFANAITKLLYEESDPFLDIPNRYRLTLAERDAAFFKEYIQDEGGIANLKNLNSAALSDSQKNIKDNALLFINRLQEFSDSQRVRLGQFIINRCFLVIVSTPDLDSAYRIFSVMNERGLDLSLTDILKAEIIGKIPQEQRKAFTSKWEDIQEELGREVFKDLFTHIRMIYRKAKLSGSVINGIREHVKPSDNPQHFIDKVLRPLADAFYDIKNASYQSEQRAEEVNKLFKQLNQIDNSDWIPPAILFLSRNQNHPDQLVQFFTDLERLAAGLMIRRANINERIERYGRLLNVIESGADLYTPDSPLQIMSEEKNTLLNMLDGDLYLMKKIRLYVLLRLDAALSEGEAAYNFSNITVEHVLPKNPAPDSVWVKCFPSLEERERYVHRLGNLVLLSCWKNTQAQNYDFEIKKQKYFTTKTGISPFALTTQVLNEQEWNPEVIERRQKELIGILKKVWRL is encoded by the coding sequence ATGAGTCTCGTCAAAATTCAGGCTACTGAGTATCCCATCCATAAAGTATTTAGCAATGACTTTGTCTTCACCATCCCCCTATATCAGCGTCCCTATGCATGGACTACCGAGCAAGCTGGAGAACTGATTGAAGACTTGCTCACAGCATTGGGAGATGGTAAAGAACCGATTGATCAGGTAAACCCCTACTTTCTGGGAAGCATTGTATTAATAAAGGGAGATAAACCAGATGCGGAAGTTGTGGATGGTCAGCAACGTTTGTCCACTCTCACAATACTGCTTTCAGCTCTGCGGACGTTGGTATTAACTAAATTTGCCAATGCTATAACTAAGTTGCTCTACGAAGAAAGTGACCCGTTCCTTGACATTCCTAACCGTTACCGTTTGACTTTAGCGGAGCGAGATGCAGCCTTTTTCAAGGAATACATTCAGGATGAAGGTGGTATCGCTAACCTCAAAAATTTAAACTCGGCTGCACTTTCGGATAGCCAGAAAAATATTAAAGATAACGCCCTATTGTTCATTAATCGATTACAAGAATTTTCCGATTCTCAGCGAGTTCGTCTGGGGCAGTTCATCATTAACCGATGTTTCTTGGTTATAGTCTCAACGCCAGACTTGGACTCGGCATATCGGATATTTTCTGTAATGAATGAACGGGGCTTAGATCTTTCACTTACGGACATCTTAAAGGCTGAGATTATTGGAAAAATTCCTCAAGAACAAAGGAAAGCCTTCACGTCTAAGTGGGAAGATATTCAGGAAGAGTTGGGTCGCGAAGTGTTCAAAGACCTCTTTACTCACATCCGCATGATTTACCGTAAGGCAAAACTTAGTGGCAGCGTAATCAATGGAATCCGCGAACATGTTAAACCCTCTGATAATCCTCAGCATTTCATTGATAAAGTTTTGCGTCCTTTGGCTGATGCTTTTTACGATATCAAAAATGCAAGCTATCAAAGTGAACAACGTGCCGAAGAAGTCAATAAACTGTTTAAACAGTTAAACCAGATCGATAATTCTGACTGGATACCGCCAGCCATTCTATTCCTATCCCGTAATCAAAATCACCCCGACCAACTGGTGCAATTTTTTACCGATTTAGAACGCCTTGCTGCTGGTTTAATGATTCGACGGGCAAATATTAATGAACGCATTGAACGTTATGGTCGCTTGCTAAATGTCATCGAGAGTGGGGCAGATTTGTACACGCCTGATTCTCCTCTTCAGATTATGTCTGAAGAAAAGAATACTCTTCTCAATATGTTGGATGGTGACCTATACCTGATGAAAAAGATTCGTCTCTATGTCTTGCTGCGTTTAGACGCGGCTCTTTCAGAAGGTGAAGCTGCGTATAACTTCTCTAACATTACTGTCGAGCATGTGTTACCGAAAAATCCAGCTCCTGACAGTGTGTGGGTGAAATGCTTCCCCAGCCTGGAAGAACGGGAAAGATATGTACACCGTCTAGGAAATTTAGTTTTGCTCTCCTGTTGGAAAAACACTCAGGCACAAAACTATGACTTTGAGATCAAAAAGCAGAAGTATTTCACCACTAAAACAGGCATTTCACCCTTTGCGCTAACAACCCAAGTTCTGAATGAACAGGAATGGAATCCAGAAGTAATCGAGCGGCGACAGAAAGAGCTGATTGGTATCCTCAAGAAAGTTTGGCGCTTGTAG
- the bioF gene encoding 8-amino-7-oxononanoate synthase, with the protein MLTDSYHWIEQSLITIHKADWYRSVQTIQSRSGAIVQLEGREVINFASNDYLGLAGDERLIQAAIAATQEYGTGSTGSRLLSGHRKLHRELENAIASLKQTEDALVFSSGYLANLGTIAALMGKRDLILADQYNHSSLKNGAILSGAVVVDYAHADIEDLNSQLTQYRQHYRRCLITTDSVFSMDGDVCPLPEILELAEKFSCMVLVDEAHATGVLGGTGAGCVEHFGCTGKPLIQVGTLSKALGSLGGYVAGSATLIDFLRNRAPSWIYTTALSPADTAAALAAIQIVQQEAERRTQLHHNVETLKQLITQKLPHLKLLPSESPILCIQLASATDALKVGNKLKDAGIFAPAIRPPTVPTSRIRLSVMATHELEHLQKLVDVLSAIAWTE; encoded by the coding sequence ATGCTAACCGATTCATACCACTGGATAGAACAATCTCTCATAACCATCCACAAAGCTGATTGGTATCGCTCGGTGCAAACCATCCAAAGTCGCTCCGGTGCCATTGTGCAACTGGAAGGACGCGAAGTGATTAATTTTGCCAGTAACGACTATCTAGGGTTGGCGGGGGATGAGCGTCTGATTCAAGCGGCGATCGCAGCGACTCAAGAATATGGTACAGGTAGCACAGGCTCTCGATTGCTGAGCGGACATCGGAAACTGCATCGAGAATTGGAAAATGCGATCGCATCCCTCAAACAAACCGAAGATGCTCTCGTATTCAGTTCCGGGTATCTGGCGAACTTAGGCACCATCGCCGCTTTAATGGGGAAGCGGGATTTAATTTTAGCCGATCAGTACAATCACTCCAGCCTGAAAAATGGGGCAATTTTGAGCGGTGCAGTTGTTGTGGACTATGCTCACGCGGATATTGAAGATTTAAACAGCCAGCTAACTCAATACCGACAACACTACCGCCGTTGCCTAATTACCACCGACAGCGTTTTCAGCATGGATGGTGACGTTTGTCCATTGCCAGAGATCTTGGAACTCGCTGAAAAATTTAGTTGTATGGTGCTCGTAGATGAGGCTCATGCGACGGGAGTATTGGGAGGCACGGGTGCTGGATGTGTGGAACACTTCGGCTGTACCGGAAAACCCCTGATTCAAGTGGGCACCTTAAGTAAAGCCTTAGGCAGTTTAGGGGGATATGTGGCGGGTTCAGCGACTCTCATTGACTTCCTGCGAAATCGCGCCCCCAGTTGGATTTACACCACGGCTTTATCCCCGGCTGACACGGCTGCCGCCTTAGCCGCCATTCAGATTGTCCAACAAGAAGCGGAACGCCGTACCCAACTCCATCACAATGTGGAAACCCTCAAGCAGTTAATCACTCAGAAACTACCTCATCTCAAACTGTTACCCTCCGAGTCGCCCATCCTTTGCATTCAATTGGCAAGTGCAACCGATGCTCTTAAGGTTGGAAACAAGCTGAAAGATGCTGGAATTTTTGCCCCAGCTATCCGTCCTCCTACGGTTCCCACCAGTCGAATTCGCCTCTCGGTGATGGCAACTCACGAACTCGAGCACTTGCAGAAACTAGTAGATGTTTTGAGTGCGATCGCTTGGACTGAATGA
- a CDS encoding GNAT family N-acetyltransferase, translated as MGYHQAAPHKFFIRKDYRRKNIGVGQRLVDSLLNWAKAQSIQIIYPGTTEAYKNAQQF; from the coding sequence ATGGGTTATCATCAAGCCGCGCCTCATAAATTCTTTATACGTAAAGATTATAGACGAAAAAATATTGGAGTTGGTCAGCGACTTGTCGATAGCCTTTTAAATTGGGCTAAAGCTCAATCCATTCAGATCATTTATCCAGGAACAACAGAAGCCTATAAAAACGCTCAGCAATTTTAG
- a CDS encoding tetratricopeptide repeat protein, translating into MSSDNERQNDIMVLSGKGRVSRNFSSLTEELDLASQQQAVAGNSLEPLALPMKPAITGVVTLEASESFKQGLNKFHRGDYRGAIQDFNQALRFNADFAEVYYYRGMSRYKKGDYLGAINDYSQVLRVNPHNAEAYNERGFVRAVLGDRWGAMQDYNQALQIDAKHIKTYLNRIPLRVELADYQEAIADCNAALNINPNLPKAYLYRGMAHFELEDYPKAMEDYNQALNINPNLAEGYFNRGLNRIGLGEYQEAIADFNEALKLNPNYTQAYLNRGYTRLQVGDNWGSLEDFDQALHLDSVSAKAFFSQMAPAFSQELGAVEDENQQLIQGLMLQGNLRYESGDYHAALNAFNQVLNLDPNHLEAYNRRSTVRSALRDYEGALEDLETAKNLSLNNQSSLQSTPAVTVGQTPKDYYHQGVEKLQIGDFPGAIADFNHVLQMNGNDATTLTCRGFAYSRFGDKQKAIEDLQAAAKLFQEQGDVKSSQEIVETIKKLQP; encoded by the coding sequence ATGAGCAGCGACAATGAGCGACAAAACGACATCATGGTTTTATCAGGGAAGGGGAGAGTGTCCAGGAATTTTTCTAGCCTGACGGAAGAATTGGATTTAGCGAGTCAACAGCAAGCGGTTGCAGGCAACTCTTTAGAGCCTCTAGCGCTGCCAATGAAGCCGGCGATTACAGGAGTGGTAACTCTAGAAGCCTCGGAATCTTTTAAGCAAGGACTCAATAAATTTCATCGCGGGGATTATCGCGGTGCTATTCAAGACTTTAACCAAGCTTTGCGGTTCAATGCTGATTTTGCCGAGGTTTACTATTATCGAGGGATGAGTCGCTATAAGAAGGGCGATTATCTCGGAGCAATCAATGATTATAGCCAAGTGTTGCGGGTTAATCCTCACAATGCAGAGGCTTACAATGAGCGAGGTTTTGTCCGTGCTGTTTTAGGCGATCGCTGGGGAGCCATGCAGGATTATAACCAAGCGTTGCAGATTGATGCTAAGCATATCAAAACTTATTTGAATCGAATTCCACTGCGTGTGGAATTAGCGGATTATCAGGAAGCGATCGCAGATTGCAATGCAGCTCTGAATATTAATCCCAATTTACCTAAAGCCTACCTATACCGAGGTATGGCTCATTTTGAATTAGAAGATTATCCAAAAGCCATGGAAGATTATAACCAAGCTTTAAACATTAATCCCAATCTTGCCGAAGGTTACTTTAACCGAGGGTTAAATCGCATCGGGTTGGGAGAATATCAAGAGGCGATCGCAGATTTTAACGAAGCCCTAAAACTGAATCCTAACTATACACAAGCTTACCTCAACCGGGGTTATACCCGTTTGCAAGTGGGTGATAATTGGGGAAGTCTGGAAGATTTTGACCAAGCGCTGCATCTCGATTCCGTTTCGGCGAAGGCATTTTTTAGTCAAATGGCTCCGGCTTTTAGCCAGGAATTGGGTGCTGTAGAGGATGAAAATCAGCAACTGATCCAAGGTTTGATGCTCCAGGGTAATCTGAGATATGAATCCGGGGATTATCACGCAGCACTCAATGCGTTTAATCAAGTATTAAATCTCGACCCCAATCATCTTGAAGCCTACAACCGACGCAGTACTGTTCGTTCTGCTCTGAGAGACTACGAAGGTGCATTAGAGGATTTAGAAACGGCTAAAAATCTCTCTTTGAATAACCAGTCATCTTTACAATCAACACCAGCGGTTACAGTTGGACAAACGCCGAAAGATTACTATCATCAAGGGGTAGAAAAGCTTCAGATAGGAGACTTTCCGGGAGCCATTGCAGATTTTAATCACGTCTTGCAAATGAATGGGAATGATGCCACGACGCTTACCTGTCGAGGTTTCGCTTACAGCCGTTTTGGGGACAAGCAAAAAGCGATCGAGGATTTACAAGCCGCCGCGAAACTTTTCCAGGAGCAAGGGGATGTTAAATCTTCTCAGGAAATAGTAGAGACAATTAAAAAGCTTCAGCCGTAG
- a CDS encoding glycosyltransferase family 2 protein → MQKSTRLGEAFSPKRELIEATCPAFSLVLPVYNEEEAIASTLDELQTILRSTGCEYEIITVNDGSTDRTGEILCDRQDIRLIEHRRNRGYGAALKTGIRHAKYPLIVITDADGTYPNERIPQLVSLTTQADMVVGARIGANVQYPTIRKIPKWFLVRFAEWVSLSSIPDLNSGMRVFRKSVVETFLKILPDTFSFTTTITIAMLTNNYIVHYEPIDYRYRIGKSKIKPIRDTLRFVQLILRTGVYFAPLRVFLPWATVFFCGCMFTLIQDIFVREDLTERTLILFIAATQTAMFALLADMIDKRT, encoded by the coding sequence ATGCAGAAAAGCACACGGTTGGGTGAGGCATTTTCCCCCAAACGAGAACTGATAGAGGCGACTTGTCCGGCTTTTTCGCTGGTACTCCCGGTGTATAACGAAGAGGAAGCGATCGCCTCAACCCTCGATGAACTTCAAACAATTCTACGCTCTACGGGTTGCGAATACGAGATTATAACCGTTAACGATGGTTCCACCGATCGCACTGGGGAGATTTTGTGCGATCGTCAAGATATTCGGCTAATTGAGCATCGTCGCAATCGAGGATATGGTGCTGCACTCAAGACGGGAATTCGACATGCGAAGTATCCTTTAATCGTGATTACCGACGCCGATGGTACCTATCCGAATGAGCGAATTCCTCAATTAGTGAGTTTGACAACCCAAGCAGACATGGTTGTCGGTGCCAGAATTGGCGCGAATGTTCAATATCCAACCATCCGCAAAATCCCCAAATGGTTTCTCGTGAGATTTGCGGAATGGGTATCCCTCTCTTCCATCCCTGATTTGAATAGCGGAATGCGCGTATTTCGCAAAAGTGTGGTGGAAACCTTCCTCAAAATTCTGCCCGATACTTTCAGTTTTACCACCACCATCACGATTGCCATGCTGACGAACAATTATATTGTTCATTACGAGCCGATTGATTATCGATATCGAATTGGTAAAAGTAAGATTAAGCCTATTCGAGACACCTTGCGTTTTGTGCAATTAATTTTACGGACTGGCGTATACTTTGCTCCGTTGAGAGTGTTTTTACCTTGGGCAACTGTGTTTTTCTGCGGTTGCATGTTTACCCTGATTCAGGATATTTTCGTGCGCGAAGATTTAACAGAAAGAACACTTATTCTGTTTATCGCTGCCACTCAAACCGCCATGTTTGCCTTGTTAGCGGACATGATTGACAAACGAACTTGA
- the dacB gene encoding D-alanyl-D-alanine carboxypeptidase/D-alanyl-D-alanine-endopeptidase: MTSKSAHALASQSPNLPVAQKNSTTESICPAQLGTAIEAVMNRPQFRRARWGILVEPLSPEISDRALYNLNGDRYFIPASNTKLLTTAAALLALGSDYRIRTSVYEADEGVLRVIGRGDPSITNAQLKDLAQQLRSQEIRNIKKLILEDSYLQGDVVNPTWEWEDIQFDYGTPVNSLILNQNAVELTLSPQQLGQPLRVSWSDAIASRQRKIANQSMTAEVGTPNSVTITAVLGQSVLWVKGQLPIDANPETFGMAILDPANNFLQHFRNALALEGITVQQASVISKISTNQKQELAAIESPPLSLLVFETNQESNNLYAEVLLRTLQVSAQQLPDTSPNRNSADIGLQQLKATLTALGVDPESYIIVDGSGLSRHNLVSPKAIAQTLQLMAKTPQARVYQDSLPVAGVSGTLKNRFRNTMAQGNIQAKTGSMTGVSALSGYLNVPGYQPLVFSIMVNQSEQSLTTLRQGIDEIVLLLTRLRSC; the protein is encoded by the coding sequence TTGACCAGCAAATCGGCTCATGCCTTAGCTTCCCAATCTCCAAATCTGCCTGTTGCCCAGAAAAACTCAACGACTGAATCAATCTGTCCTGCCCAATTAGGAACAGCGATTGAGGCAGTTATGAATCGTCCCCAATTCCGCCGTGCGCGTTGGGGTATTTTAGTGGAACCATTATCACCAGAAATCAGTGATCGCGCCCTTTATAATCTCAATGGCGATCGCTATTTTATCCCCGCTTCCAACACCAAGTTACTAACCACTGCTGCTGCTTTACTGGCACTAGGTTCAGACTATCGAATTCGTACCTCTGTTTATGAAGCCGATGAGGGTGTATTGCGAGTAATAGGACGCGGTGACCCCAGTATTACGAATGCTCAACTGAAAGACTTGGCACAACAGCTAAGGAGTCAGGAAATTCGTAACATTAAAAAACTCATTTTAGAGGATAGCTACCTGCAAGGGGATGTAGTCAATCCGACCTGGGAATGGGAAGATATCCAGTTCGATTACGGGACACCCGTGAATAGCTTAATATTGAATCAAAATGCGGTAGAACTAACTTTATCACCCCAGCAACTCGGTCAACCGTTGCGCGTGAGTTGGTCTGATGCGATTGCATCGAGGCAGCGGAAAATTGCAAATCAATCTATGACGGCTGAAGTCGGAACGCCCAATTCTGTAACCATTACGGCTGTTTTAGGTCAATCCGTATTGTGGGTAAAAGGACAACTCCCTATTGATGCGAATCCCGAAACATTTGGCATGGCAATTCTTGACCCAGCCAATAATTTCTTACAGCACTTCCGGAATGCACTGGCATTAGAAGGAATTACCGTTCAGCAGGCATCTGTAATTTCTAAAATTAGCACAAATCAGAAACAAGAATTAGCCGCCATTGAATCTCCCCCCTTATCCCTTTTGGTATTCGAGACGAATCAGGAAAGTAATAATCTTTATGCTGAGGTGCTGTTGCGAACCTTACAAGTATCGGCTCAGCAATTGCCAGATACCAGTCCTAACCGCAACTCAGCGGATATAGGACTCCAACAACTGAAAGCCACTTTAACCGCGTTAGGAGTTGACCCGGAAAGCTATATTATCGTGGATGGTTCAGGACTATCTCGTCACAATTTAGTCAGCCCAAAAGCGATCGCACAAACCCTCCAGCTTATGGCAAAAACCCCGCAAGCTAGAGTTTACCAAGATTCCTTACCTGTTGCTGGCGTCAGTGGTACCCTGAAGAATCGTTTTCGCAATACAATGGCTCAAGGCAATATCCAAGCTAAAACCGGCAGTATGACCGGTGTTTCTGCATTATCCGGTTATCTGAATGTCCCTGGCTATCAACCCTTAGTTTTCAGTATCATGGTTAATCAATCGGAGCAATCTTTGACAACATTACGCCAAGGGATTGATGAAATTGTTTTGTTGCTAACTCGCCTACGTTCTTGTTAG
- a CDS encoding VOC family protein, whose product MVSTSDCLKTRLALGTLRRVHHIALNVHDMQASRHFYGTILGLHELQGEEVPKTLVELVAAGKVANFVTPDGTVIDLFWEPELVPPDPDPKRGFTRANHLAFDIAPELFDQAVEVLRENQILIDHGPLSRPTGRGIYFYDPDGFMIEIRCDPMD is encoded by the coding sequence ATGGTATCTACCTCTGATTGTCTCAAAACTCGCCTTGCCCTAGGAACTTTACGTCGAGTACATCACATTGCCTTGAATGTACATGATATGCAGGCTTCTCGTCACTTCTATGGTACTATTCTTGGTCTGCACGAACTACAGGGTGAGGAGGTTCCAAAAACCCTTGTTGAGTTAGTCGCGGCGGGGAAAGTGGCTAACTTTGTCACTCCCGATGGCACAGTAATTGATTTGTTTTGGGAACCGGAACTTGTACCACCCGACCCTGACCCCAAACGGGGTTTTACTCGTGCCAATCACTTAGCATTTGATATCGCGCCAGAGTTATTTGACCAAGCGGTTGAAGTGCTACGAGAAAATCAAATTCTGATCGACCATGGCCCCCTTTCGCGCCCTACAGGACGAGGAATTTATTTCTATGACCCGGATGGCTTTATGATTGAAATCCGCTGCGACCCAATGGATTAA
- a CDS encoding DUF262 domain-containing protein, giving the protein MSRLINFQTVSWFWDIYTRHLLDLDPAYQRRSVWNQDYKDFFIDTVLNSYPAPAFFLYQEITPDGISKFSIVDGKQRLYTLFEFVENKFPVSETATITRLRGKYFKYLDIKVKQDFWKYQFAVEYVPSSDEAIINNIFDRINSYPLSNSCYGIYL; this is encoded by the coding sequence ATGAGTAGACTAATCAATTTTCAAACGGTATCTTGGTTTTGGGATATTTACACCAGACATCTCCTCGATCTCGATCCAGCCTATCAAAGACGCAGCGTTTGGAATCAAGATTACAAAGATTTTTTTATTGATACTGTACTTAATAGTTATCCAGCACCTGCATTTTTTTTGTATCAAGAAATTACTCCTGATGGCATCTCTAAATTTAGTATTGTTGATGGCAAACAAAGGTTATATACTCTGTTTGAATTTGTTGAAAATAAATTTCCTGTAAGTGAAACTGCAACTATTACAAGACTTAGAGGTAAATACTTCAAATATTTGGATATAAAAGTCAAGCAAGATTTTTGGAAATATCAATTTGCTGTTGAGTATGTTCCATCTTCAGATGAAGCAATAATCAATAATATATTTGACCGTATTAACAGTTATCCACTGAGTAATTCTTGTTATGGTATCTACCTCTGA